A part of Ziziphus jujuba cultivar Dongzao chromosome 8, ASM3175591v1 genomic DNA contains:
- the LOC107414559 gene encoding cyclic nucleotide-gated ion channel 1, which yields MAQSITRNIALGGNSESSEENKRPSWKEKLKDFKEILNPGGKYPYRWKNIFLWACVIAVSTDPLFLYIPTIFDHKKCVAPDQKMEIAALLCRAFSDVFFITDIYYQIVTKSVMSESFEVTTITRKLWRYSISVDVLAVLPLTQVGVIYLFFKRSLWRSFVNFLLVCQYTIRIVRMYLAFSELKRTPKALGPKTKGVLNLFLYVTSSHVLGAFWYFLSVQRQTACWRTACRNHHISACVHANFECTDHLWAKPAFLNEFCPVDPPQDPPNPDVFNFGIFTDAIRLRILGPVDFPKKFFHSYRWGLQNLSSFGQNLKTSPYVWEVCFACLITVMGLLLFTYLIGNIQTYMQMAVKRSEEIRKSMRKSMRIKDEEFKIIFGDKFPPKLKIVLMGSIQNANENHENIDWQNVLASFKGPTGPFTKEEIGFMCRKSVSPGFGNEKEIQKLSADLWLHNNNIPSYLKTIIRLYVEWNLEYSKDVNLQTVLSVLPLKHKESLKIYFCLATLKKVPILRNMGVKVLEGFICYLKPVVYSEHSYIIRKGEPLDLMLFITQGVVWSYAAKNDNDGSNYGFTSFKRLERGDYYGEELLKETLTSPDLVSSFPISSLNVKCHTKVEAFVLTANDLMAFKSKHDWLFTNKHSIDPAETKWEWASHAIQNVWRRHVIDHNAQTRPLLR from the exons ATGGCTCAATCAATCACAAG GAATATTGCTCTGGGAGGGAATTCAGAGAGTTCTGAAGAGAACAAACGTCCttcttggaaagaaaaattaaaagattttaaagaaattctGAATCCAGGAGGGAAATATCCTTACAGATGGAAGAATATATTCCTGTGGGCATGTGTGATTGCAGTGTCAACGGATCCATTGTTTTTATACATTCCAACAATATTTGATCACAAAAAATGTGTTGCACCAGACCAAAAAATGGAGATTGCAGCGCTACTTTGTCGAGCTTTCAGtgatgtatttttcataaccgatatttattatcaaattgtAACTAAATCAGTTATGAGCGAGTCCTTCGAAGTAACCACAATAACGAGAAAGCTTTGGCGATATTCCATCTCAGTTGATGTTCTAGCTGTTCTTCCCCTTACACAG GTGGgagttatatatttatttttcaaacggAGTCTCTGGAGATCTTTTGTAAATTTCCTTCTTGTTTGCCAATATACAATAAGGATTGTTCGAATGTACCTAGCGTTTAGTGAACTTAAAAGGACCCCAAAAGCTCTGGGCCCAAAAACTAAAGGTGTACTGAATTTGTTTCTCTATGTTACTTCCAGTCAT GTACTTGGAGCGTTTTGGTACTTTCTTTCAGTTCAACGACAGACAGCATGCTGGCGAACTGCATGTAGAAATCATCATATAAGCGCTTGTGTTCATGCTAATTTCGAATGCACCGACCATTTATGGGCAAAGCCGGCATTTCTGAATGAATTTTGCCCTGTAGATCCACCTCAAGATCCACCAAATCCAGATGTGTttaattttggaatatttacTGATGCCATTCGGCTACGTATTCTCGGTCCAGTTGACTTTCCAAAAAAGTTTTTCCATTCTTACCGGTGGGGCCTACAAAATCTCAG TTCTTTCGGTCAAAACTTGAAAACAAGTCCCTACGTCTGGGAAGTCTGCTTCGCGTGTCTTATTACTGTCATGGGCTTGCTTCTGTTTACATATTTAATTGGAAATATTCAG ACATATATGCAGATGGCCGTCAAAAGATCGGAGGAGATAAGAAAATCTATGAGAAAATCTATGAGGATCAAAGATGAAGAATTCAAGATAATTTTCGGCGACAAATTTCCTCCGAAattgaaaatagttttaatgGGAAGTATTCAAAATGCAAatgaaaatcatgaaaatatTGATTGGCAAAATGTGTTGGCTTCCTTCAAGGGTCCAACAGGGCCTTTCACCAAAGAGGAGATAGGATTC ATGTGTAGGAAGTCTGTTTCCCCAGGATTCGGGAATGAGAAGGAAATTCAAAAACTAAGTGCAGACTTGTGGTTGCACAATAATAACATCCCCAGCTATTTGAAGACTATTATCCGCCTTTATGTGGAATGGAATTTGGAATACAGCAAAGATGTCAATCTGCAGACTGTGCTCTCTGTTCTTCCCCTAAAACATAAAGAGTCTCTcaagatttatttttgcttagctACCCTAAAGAAA GTTCCAATACTTCGAAACATGGGAGTAAAAGTGCTGGAAGGTTTCATATGCTATCTCAAGCCAGTGGTATACAGCGAGCACAGCTACATTATTAGAAAGGGAGAACCACTGGATTTGATGCTTTTCATCACACAAGGCGTTGTTTGGAGCTACGCAGCTAAGAACGACAACGATGGAAGCAATTATGGTTTCACAAGCTTTAAGCGTCTCGAGAGAGGAGATTACTATGGGGAAGAACTTCTAAAGGAGACATTAACATCGCCTGATTTAGTTTCCAGCTTTCCCATCTCGTCACTGAATGTCAAATGCCACACAAAAGTTGAAGCCTTTGTTCTTACAGCCAACGACTTAATGGCTTTTAAATCTAAACACGATTGGCTTTTCACTAACAAACACTCTATCGATCCAGCTGAAACTAAGTGGGAATGGGCAAGTCATGCTATACAAAACGTATGGCGCCGCCATGTAATAGATCATAACGCCCAAACGAGGCCGCTCCTCCGTTGA